One genomic window of Augochlora pura isolate Apur16 chromosome 5, APUR_v2.2.1, whole genome shotgun sequence includes the following:
- the LOC144469880 gene encoding uncharacterized protein LOC144469880 yields MNTSETMTTEGVLMNVLTRSALVTRNIIEFTGALSDLLGTQTGRIRDADPQRTFLLIEGRPRRHFYAEDPTNGESGFTGSSTIGSEISSITGSEASQMQTRNRRIGQDLMPQRYPDMFTDISMDLSMDLSMNMVISKPFFRQDDGPSIY; encoded by the exons ATGAACACGTCCGAAACAATGACGACGGAAGGAGTTCTTATGAATGTTTTAACCCGGAGCGCTCTCGTCACGAGGAACATAATAGAATTCACGGGAGCTTTGTCGGACTTGTTAGG AACTCAGACAGGAAGAATTAGGGACGCGGATCCACAAAGAACCTTCCTGTTGATCGAGGGCAGACCCCGCCGGCACTTTTATGCCGAAGATCCTACAAACGGTGAAAGCGGATTCACTGGATCAAGTACTATAGG GAGCGAAATTAGCAGTATAACTGGGAGCGAGGCGTCGCAAATGCAAACCCGAAATCGGAGAATAGGACAAGACCTGATGCCGCAACGTTATCCCGATATGTTCACGGATATCTCCATGGATCTCTCCATGGATCTCTCCATGAATATGGTAATAAGCAAACCATTTTTCCGGCAAGATGATGGACCGtcaatatattaa